Proteins encoded within one genomic window of Mustela erminea isolate mMusErm1 chromosome 21, mMusErm1.Pri, whole genome shotgun sequence:
- the ZNF703 gene encoding zinc finger protein 703 has protein sequence MSDSPAGSNPRTPESSGSGSGGGGKRPAVPAAVSLLPPADPLRQANRLPIRVLKMLSAHTGHLLHPEYLQPLSSTPVSPIELDAKKSPLALLAQTCSQIGKPDPPPSSKLNSVAAAANGLGAEKDPGRTATGAASASAALKQLGDSPAEDKSSFKPYSKGTGGADSRKDSGSSSVSSTSSSSSLSPGDKAGFRVPSAACTPFPPHGAPVSASSSSSPGGSRGGSPHHSDCKNGGGGGGGDLDKKDQEPKPSPEAAAVSRGSGGEPSAHGGGAEAGASGRKSEPPSALVGAGHVAPVSPYKPGHSVFPLPPSSIGYHGSIVGAYAGYPSQFVPGLDPSKSGLVGGQLSGSLGLPPGKPPSSSPLTGASPPSFLQGLCRDPYCLGGYHSASHLGGSSCSTCSAHDPAGPSLKAGGYPLVYPGHPLQPAALSSSAAQAALPGHPLYTYGFMLQNEPLPHSCNWVAASGPCDKRFATSEELLSHLRTHTALPGAEKLLAAYPGASGLGSAAAAAAAAASCHLHLPPPTAPGSPGSLSLRSPHTLGLSRYHPYGKSHLSTAGGLAVPSLPTAGPYYSPYALYGQRLASASALGYQ, from the exons ATGAGCGATTCGCCCGCTGGATCTAACCCAAGGACACCCGAaagcagcggcagcggcagcggcggcggtgGGAAGAGGCCGGCGGTGCCGGCGGCGGTGTCCCTCTTGCCCCCGGCGGACCCCCTGCGCCAGGCGAACCGGCTCCCTATCAGGGTCCTGAAGATGCTGAGCGCTCACACCGGCCACCTCCTGCACCCGGAGTACCTGCAGCCGCTGTCCTCCACTCCCGTCAGCCCCATTGAG CTGGACGCCAAGAAGAGTCCATTGGCGCTGCTGGCCCAGACTTGCTCGCAGATCGGCAAGCCGGACCCACCGCCCTCGTCCAAGCTCAACTCGGTAGCAGCGGCTGCCAACGGGCTGGGAGCCGAAAAGGACCCTGGCCGCACCGCCACGGGAGCTGCCTCCGCGTCTGCGGCCCTCAAGCAGCTGGGGGACTCCCCTGCAGAGGACAAGTCCAGCTTCAAGCCCTACTCCAAGGGCACCGGCGGCGCCGACTCCCGTAAAGACAGCGGATCCTCCTCCGTGTCCTCCAcctcttcctcatcctccctGTCTCCGGGAGACAAGGCGGGCTTCAGGGTCCCCAGCGCCGCCTGCACGCCCTTTCCCCCGCATGGAGCGCCGGTCTCTGCGTCGTCCTCGTCGTCGCCTGGTGGCTCCCGGGGCGGCTCCCCGCACCACTCTGACTGCAAGAACGGCGGTGGAGGTGGCGGCGGGGACCTGGACAAGAAAGACCAGGAGCCCAAGCCCAGCCCGGAGGCTGCGGCGGTGAGCCGAGGCAGCGGTGGGGAGCCCAGCGCCCACGGGGGTGGCGCGGAGGCTGGGGCCTCCGGGCGCAAGTCCGAGCCGCCCTCGGCGCTGGTGGGGGCCGGCCACGTGGCGCCGGTGTCCCCCTACAAACCGGGCCACTCCGTGTTCCCGCTGCCACCCTCCAGCATCGGCTACCACGGCTCCATCGTGGGCGCTTACGCCGGCTACCCGTCCCAGTTCGTGCCTGGCCTGGATCCTAGCAAGTCCGGCCTCGTGGGAGGCCAGCTGTCGGGGAGCCTGGGCCTGCCACCGGGCAAGCCCCCCAGCTCCAGCCCGCTCACCGGGGCCTCCCCGCCCTCGTTCCTGCAGGGATTATGCCGCGACCCCTACTGCCTGGGAGGTTACCACAGCGCCTCGCACCTCGGCGGCTCCAGCTGCTCCACTTGCAGCGCGCATGACCCCGCAGGGCCCAGCCTGAAGGCGGGGGGGTACCCGCTGGTATACCCCGGGCACCCGCTGCAGCCCGCTGCGCTCTCGTCCAGCGCCGCCCAGGCCGCGCTTCCCGGCCACCCGCTCTACACCTACGGCTTCATGCTGCAGAACGAACCGCTGCCGCACAGCTGCAACTGGGTGGCGGCCAGCGGGCCGTGTGACAAGCGCTTCGCCACCTCGGAGGAGCTGCTCAGCCACCTACGGACTCACACGGCCCTGCCGGGCGCGGAGAAACTTCTGGCCGCCTACCCCGGGGCTTCGGGCCTGGGAagcgccgccgcagccgccgcagcGGCAGCCTCCTGCCACCTGCACCTGCCCCCGCCCACCGCCCCGGGAAGCCCCGGGTCGCTGTCATTGCGGAGTCCACACACTTTGGGGCTAAGCCGGTACCACCCCTATGGCAAGAGCCACTTATCCACAGCCGGGGGCCTGGCcgtgccctccctccccacagccgGACCCTACTACTCACCGTATGCGCTGTACGGACAGAGACTAGCCTCAGCCTCCGCACTGGGATACCAGTAA